The following proteins are co-located in the Silene latifolia isolate original U9 population chromosome 1, ASM4854445v1, whole genome shotgun sequence genome:
- the LOC141597507 gene encoding uncharacterized protein LOC141597507: MAGIGDDEATQCSLHPLNNTSPGGGICALCLQDKLGKLVSSSSSSSSSFLPIPSISPPSLRSDPLPSNHTTTTRNHHNTTTSTTAGTSGPRIPFLLTTKKKKTSLCDTGGSGGGGLILKRSKSTTATARYHHYDDFTNTPRRRGFWSFLHLSHKKPPSSSSAAAKSAAQFSTTTSTSAAAAPPSTSSSVVVVVEEDDDDSSPDNGTAATSSIDNKVTRSRSVGCGSRSFSGFGDCALRRVESHREGSGGGGAKIKHRHSTSTAMREKVRCGGLFGGFMMITSSSSSTSTTSSSSYWLDNNNNNNNNNNNNNSSSAAGVRPNANHGGIGMVHGRGRSWGWAFASPRRAFGGGASTKPGYNREIIANDDSKTKTTTSNLAAIPSLLSLKT; encoded by the coding sequence ATGGCCGGCATCGGAGACGATGAAGCTACTCAATGCAGCCTACACCCTTTGAATAACACTTCCCCTGGTGGCGGTATCTGTGCCTTATGTCTTCAAGATAAGCTCGGCAAACTtgtctcctcctcttcttcttcctcctcttctttCCTTCCTATTCCTTCCATTTCCCCTCCTTCTCTCAGATCTGACCCCCTTCCTTCcaaccacaccaccaccactcgtaaccatcacaacaccaccacctccaccaccgccggAACCAGTGGGCCCCGCATACCGTTTCTACTCACCACCAAGAAAAAGAAGACTTCTTTATGTGATactggtggtagtggtggtggcggTTTGATTCTGAAGAGAAGTAAATCCACCACCGCCACCGCACGCTACCACCACTACGACGACTTTACTAACACTCCTCGTCGAAGGGGTTTTTGGTCATTTCTTCACCTCTCTCATAAAAAGCCACCATCTTCCTCCTCCGCCGCCGCCAAGTCAGCAGCACAATTCTCAACCACCACCTccacctcagcagcagcagcaccaCCGTCAACATCATCGTCAGTTGTGGTAGTcgtggaggaggatgatgacgacaGCAGTCCAGACAACGGAACAGCAGCTACGTCATCGATTGATAACAAGGTTACCAGATCCAGATCTGTAGGGTGTGGTAGTAGAAGTTTCTCTGGTTTCGGCGACTGCGCTCTTCGCCGTGTCGAATCTCACCGCGAAGGCAGCGGCGGTGGCGGCGCTAAGATCAAACACCGTCATTCCACTTCTACCGCCATGCGGGAGAAAGTCCGATGCGGCGGTCTGTTCGGTGGGTTCATGATGATCACTTCATCCTCGTCATCAACTTCTACCACGTCATCCTCATCTTACTGgctcgacaacaacaacaacaacaacaacaacaataacaataataacagcaGCAGTGCAGCGGGTGTAAGGCCGAATGCAAATCATGGCGGAATCGGAATGGTGCACGGAAGAGGGAGGAGTTGGGGATGGGCATTTGCAAGTCCAAGGAGAGCATTTGGTGGTGGTGCTTCGACAAAGCCGGGTTACAACAGAGAGATAATTGCAAATGATGATAgtaagactaaaacaacaacatcTAATTTGGCTGCTATTCCTTCATTACTCTCACTTAAAACTTAA
- the LOC141597515 gene encoding GCN5-related N-acetyltransferase 8-like has translation MAAVEPPPPPTPAPEPNMNPNPNHPPTTALYTRVRLATPSDVPYIHKLIHQMAVFEKLTHLFSATETSLSATLFNSPPFQSFTVFLLEVSSTPLPLHHTPTLSLFLPVHKTFQLTRPVESDPEEVSFRCPESGPDAVVAGFVLFFPNYSSFLAKPGFYIEDVFVRECYRRRGLGSMLMKAVAHQAVKMEYGRVEWCVLDWNVNAIKFYEMIGADVMQEWRICRLTGDALLSYGQPNY, from the coding sequence ATGGCAGCCGTcgaaccaccaccgccaccaacaCCAGCACCAGAACCAAACATGAACCCTAACCCAAACCACCCACCCACCACCGCACTCTACACCCGAGTCCGACTCGCCACCCCTTCCGACGTACCCTACATTCACAAACTCATCCATCAAATGGCCGTCTTCGAAAAACTAACCCACCTCTTCTCCGCCACGGAAACCTCCCTTTCCGCCACCCTCTTCAACTCACCTCCGTTCCAATCCTTCACCGTCTTCCTTCTAGAAGTTTCCTCTACTCCACTCCCTCTCCACCACACTCCTACTCTCTCGCTTTTCCTCCCGGTTCATAAAACCTTCCAACTAACCCGACCCGTGGAGTCCGACCCGGAGGAGGTGTCCTTCCGATGTCCTGAGTCTGGACCGGATGCTGTTGTTGCTGGGTTTGTTCTGTTTTTTCCGAATTACTCGAGTTTTCTTGCGAAACCTGGGTTTTATATTGAGGATGTGTTTGTTAGGGAGTGTTATAGGAGAAGGGGGCTAGGGTCTATGCTTATGAAGGCGGTTGCGCATCAGGCGGTTAAGATGGAGTATGGGAGAGTGGAATGGTGTGTGTTGGATTGGAATGTTAATGCTATTAAGTTTTATGAGATGATTGGTGCTGATGTTATGCAGGAATGGCGTATTTGTCGTCTTACTGGTGATGCTTTGCTCTCTTATGGCCAGCCTAATTACTGA